The nucleotide sequence GAAGGGAGCGCGTCAAAACAATGACTGAGTGCCCTCCCTGATTGCCCCGCGATCGGGAAGCGCACCCAGGGCATCACTGCAATGGGTTCGCTTGGGCGGGGAGAGTGCCCATGTGGGCTGGATGCGACGCTTTGGATTCGCCGACGCACGGTAGTGGCGCCGCATCGCCACCCGCTACGAGAAGCGGGCGACCAACGACTTCGCCACGGTCACTCTCGGCATGACCATGCTTTGGCTCACGTGAGTCTGCAGAGACGTCCTAGGCCGCAGAGGTGTGGTCTCGCTCTCGGGCATCGTAGCGTGCCTGAGCCGCGCTCAATTCACCGATGTTCCGGAACACCCACATGCCGAGCGCCTGGACGGGTTCGGCCAGCGATAGGCCGAGCGGGGTCAACTCGTAATCCACGCGCGGCGGGATCGATGGCGTGACCGTCCGGCTGACGAGGCCGTCGCGCTCCAAGTTGCGCAGCGTCAAGGTCAGCATCCGCTGCGAGATGTCCTCGATCCCGCGCTTGAGTTCGCTGAAACGCTGCGAGCGCTCGCGCAACATCATGATGACAAGCACGCTCCACTTGTCGCCGAGGCGAGAAAGCACTTGAGATACTTTCATGCACTCCGGTGAATGGGCATCGACGGGCTTGGTATCACTCATGTAACCTTGGTATCCTTCTTGTGCCGTCTTGCGGGGCCTTTTAGGTCGAATATCATAACCGGGTAACGAATAGGAACCCGGTACCACGATGAAACTCCTGCACATCGACACGAGCATTCTCGGGGCGAATTCCGTCTCGCGGGAACTCACGGCGCTGATCGTCGGACGCCTGACCACGGGAGCGGGGTCCGAGGTCACCTACCGCGACCTGTCGGCCGGCGACCTGCCGCACCTCACGCCGGCCACCCTGCCCAGCGCCCATCCGGCCTCCGCCATGGCCGGTCCTCTCGACTCCGCGGGGCAGGCCGCCCGCGCGGAGAGCGACCGGGTGCTGGAGGAGTTTCTCGCCGCCGACATCGTCGTGATCGGCGCACCGATGTACAACTTCACGATCCCGTCCCAGCTCAAGAGCTGGATCGACCGCATCCTCGTACCCGGCAAGACCTTCCGGTACGGTGCGAATGGGGCGGAAGGCCTCACCGGCGGTAAGCGGGTCATCGTGGCGGTGGCGCG is from Methylobacterium radiodurans and encodes:
- a CDS encoding winged helix-turn-helix transcriptional regulator codes for the protein MSDTKPVDAHSPECMKVSQVLSRLGDKWSVLVIMMLRERSQRFSELKRGIEDISQRMLTLTLRNLERDGLVSRTVTPSIPPRVDYELTPLGLSLAEPVQALGMWVFRNIGELSAAQARYDARERDHTSAA
- a CDS encoding FMN-dependent NADH-azoreductase; translated protein: MKLLHIDTSILGANSVSRELTALIVGRLTTGAGSEVTYRDLSAGDLPHLTPATLPSAHPASAMAGPLDSAGQAARAESDRVLEEFLAADIVVIGAPMYNFTIPSQLKSWIDRILVPGKTFRYGANGAEGLTGGKRVIVAVARGGFYGPETGAVSAEHAESYLRSALAFVGITAPEFVVAEGLAAGEHNKAQALTSARAAVQQLAA